CTTTCCTGTAATTGCCGAAGAAAAAATTTATAAAGCCAGATGCAGCATACCTATAAGTCTTCTACGGACCGGCTCCCCTCCCTTGGTCAAGGGAGGGGGTGGGGGAGAGTACGCCCCCTGAAGCTACAATCACAGTCAATCTCCTCTGGACCGCCTCTCTTCAAAAGGGGAAGCCTGTCCCGTTAGATAAGTTGTCCGACTGGTAGCTGCTGAAAAACACAATCCGTTTATCAAACTCATGTTAAAAGTCATTTGTCTTTTGCAACCATTGAATTTTATTTGCAGGCTTTAAATTTTAAAAAAGGAGGAAAAGTATATGAAATCGAAATCAGTATTGGTAGATGGATATCAATCGGTAATTGATAACGGACGGAATCATGCTGTAGTAACGGATTTGCCTGATGCAACAGACGTAGGAGCCAGTGCACTGGAACTTTCTGTGATGAGCCTGGCAGGTTGTATTTCTACCATTTTTAAAAAGGTAGCCGATAAAATGCGGCTCAATGTCGAAAGGGTGGAAGTGGAAATGGATGCCGACAAAGGTTCCGATACCATTGAAAAGGTTAAATATACGGTAAGGGTTAAGTCAGATG
This Bacteroidales bacterium DNA region includes the following protein-coding sequences:
- a CDS encoding OsmC family protein, which codes for MKSKSVLVDGYQSVIDNGRNHAVVTDLPDATDVGASALELSVMSLAGCISTIFKKVADKMRLNVERVEVEMDADKGSDTIEKVKYTVRVKSDASEERLKKCLENTEKACPVGVLFSKAGVEMEGTLEKV